ATAGGTACTCGTACCAGCAAGGACAGCCTGGAGAAAATCATCATGGGGGCTGGGCGGATCGGCAAGGATGCGGGGACTAGCGGTGCCGAGGGAAACATCGGTCAGGAGGCAGAAAAATTGGGAATGATTGCCTTTGACAACGAGAAATTTACCAACACGCATCTCTTCAACGGAGACGTCGCCATGGAGACGGACTTCGAGGCCCTGGCTCAGGGAACCTTGGATAACGGAACCGAGGGGCTGTTCTGTGGTCATGGGGATTTTGGAAGAAGGGGTTGATGGCGTGACTAGGGTTCAGCGATCGCCTCGGTGGTGGTGGGGGCAAGGAGGCGTTGCCAGGTTTGGATTTGGCTTTGGGCGGGTTCGTAGGCGGCGGTATTGCGGGGAATTTGTTGGGCGGTGGCGATCGCCTGGGGAATCGAGCTATTCGCTTGACCCTGGGCGACGGCGAGGATGTTGAAACTCCACTGATCAGCGGCCTGCCGACCTTCACTACGTTGGGCACTGGCGCTGCTGGGGATCTGCTGGGTGAGGCTGATCGCTTCTACCCAAGCGGCGACAGTTCCACGGTTGGCCACTTGGTAGGCAGTACTGAGGTTGGTGCTAGCAATTTGGGTCTGACGCCAACCGTTGACTCGGGCCTGCATTTCGTTATACAGGGCACGATTTGGGGCGATTTGGTTGGCGGTGGCGATCGCTTCGTTAAGACGCCCCTGTTCCCCCAGGGCCACAGCCCGGTCAAAAATAGGTTGGTCTTCGGCCCGCTCGACAGTACTGCGCCAGCGGCGGATATTCTCCTGGGCTTCAGCATGGAGGGCACGGCCTGGTTGAATTTTGCGAGCTTCGGCGATCGCCTCCGTAAGTCGGTTACTAGATGCCAGACTTTTTGCGTAGTTGAGGGTAGGGGAATCTTCACTGACTTCAATTTCCCGCCGCCACTGACTGATTTTCTGCCGCGCTTCACTGTAGCGGGGATTTCCCTGGGGCACGAGATTGAGTTGGGCGATCGCCCGTTCATAGTCAGCCACATTCCCCCCCCGGGCGATTTCCTCGGCTTGTTCGATGCGGGCAACATCAACGATTTCCTGTTGCCAACGACTAATTAAATTCTGGGCCTGGTCATAGACAGGGCTGTCAGGTTGAATACTTTGAACCTGTGTTAGGGCCATTTCGATATTGCGGACACTGCCTTGGTCTGCGGTCAAACCCGCCTGGGCCAAGAGCCGCCAGTCCACAAGCAGAGGTTCAAAATTCGCCTCTCGCGGTAGGCGATCACCCAGGGCCAGCAGATCATCCCAGCGCTGCTCATCAATGAGCGTCGCCACGTAGTCCATGATTTCTTTGCGAGCTTCATTAATCAGACGCTGGGCTTGGGTATAGGCATAGCTATCCCGACCAATGGTGCTCGCCTGGGCGATCGCCTGGAGCCAATTCTCCAATCCTCCCTCGCGGAGAGCCGCCTGGGCCCCAGCCAACTGTTCAATTTCTCTACGGGCCAGCTGAATTTGCGCCATGGCCTCATCATATTTCACCGTTGCCCAATAACGATTTTCTAGGGAGTTAAGGCGCAGCACGGTGCGCATGGCCTCGCCCAGATCCCCGGCTTCTAGTTCCCGTTGAAGCTGGGCCATAATTGTTTCCCCTTCCTGCCAAATTTCTCGCCAAGCAGCGATCTGTGCCTCAACTTCTCCCTGGAAGCCCGCCCGCTCTGGAATATCATTCACCATGGCGATCGCCTCGTCCAACTTACCCTCCTGGAATTCCACTTCCGCCAGGGCAATAATTTGCGAGACCCACACCTCAATATTGCGGCGAATATCCGGCCAGAGGGGATGATTTTCCGAAAAACCACTCACCATGCGGATTGCCCTAACATAGCTGGCGAGGGTTTGCTTTTCTGCCTCCAGTTGCGCGCAGTACAAACGACTGGTTGCCGAAGCCAAAGGTAAAAAGAGAGCGCTGCAATTATTACTGCCGTTGAAACTTAATAGCACCGACGTCGCCAAAAAGCCCACACCCCCCGAAAGAAAGATCAATAACAACCCCAACCATTGCCAGTTGGGTAAGAGAAATTGCTTTTTTCTGGGCAACCCTGGAGTCTCTGGTCCGTTTTCTGCTTCACCTGATTCTGTTTCCGGGGCGATCGCCTCAGGATCTACACCATCAAAGGTCTCTGTCTCCCTATCAAGGACTTGCGCCCCAGGATCTTCCGGCAATGCCGCTTCCGTCGGTG
The nucleotide sequence above comes from [Synechococcus] sp. NIES-970. Encoded proteins:
- a CDS encoding hypothetical protein (conserved hypothetical protein), encoding MHQKSNPSQVQASQPVGTQPPSSSPTEAALPEDPGAQVLDRETETFDGVDPEAIAPETESGEAENGPETPGLPRKKQFLLPNWQWLGLLLIFLSGGVGFLATSVLLSFNGSNNCSALFLPLASATSRLYCAQLEAEKQTLASYVRAIRMVSGFSENHPLWPDIRRNIEVWVSQIIALAEVEFQEGKLDEAIAMVNDIPERAGFQGEVEAQIAAWREIWQEGETIMAQLQRELEAGDLGEAMRTVLRLNSLENRYWATVKYDEAMAQIQLARREIEQLAGAQAALREGGLENWLQAIAQASTIGRDSYAYTQAQRLINEARKEIMDYVATLIDEQRWDDLLALGDRLPREANFEPLLVDWRLLAQAGLTADQGSVRNIEMALTQVQSIQPDSPVYDQAQNLISRWQQEIVDVARIEQAEEIARGGNVADYERAIAQLNLVPQGNPRYSEARQKISQWRREIEVSEDSPTLNYAKSLASSNRLTEAIAEARKIQPGRALHAEAQENIRRWRSTVERAEDQPIFDRAVALGEQGRLNEAIATANQIAPNRALYNEMQARVNGWRQTQIASTNLSTAYQVANRGTVAAWVEAISLTQQIPSSASAQRSEGRQAADQWSFNILAVAQGQANSSIPQAIATAQQIPRNTAAYEPAQSQIQTWQRLLAPTTTEAIAEP